One window from the genome of Luteithermobacter gelatinilyticus encodes:
- a CDS encoding sulfite exporter TauE/SafE family protein: protein MDNFGFDIIHQLPWSSLLLGVVAVFAGSVIQGATGLGLGMVAAPVLMIIDPVFVPGPLLMLAMLVSFLMAVRERHHIDHKGLALALSGRIPGTILAALTISAIPLALYGLIFGLMVLAAVLLSISRWKFKTSPSNLFTAGLASGYMGTLTSIGAPPIALAYQHDTAAVIRSTLAAFFLVGSAFSILTLVWFGGFSLNHLLVSAVFVPPLLVGFRVSSWMVPRMNSRMVRLSVLGLSGLSALILIIRSVMSLP, encoded by the coding sequence ATGGACAATTTCGGTTTTGACATTATTCATCAGCTCCCCTGGTCCAGTCTGCTGCTGGGGGTTGTGGCTGTTTTTGCGGGATCCGTCATTCAGGGGGCCACGGGACTGGGGCTCGGTATGGTGGCGGCCCCCGTTCTGATGATCATCGACCCGGTTTTTGTGCCAGGACCATTATTGATGTTGGCCATGCTGGTTTCCTTTTTGATGGCGGTCCGCGAAAGACATCATATCGACCACAAGGGCCTCGCCCTCGCCTTGTCGGGACGAATTCCAGGCACCATACTGGCCGCCCTCACCATTTCGGCAATTCCTCTGGCTCTTTATGGGCTCATTTTCGGTCTTATGGTGCTCGCTGCGGTTTTGCTCAGCATTAGTCGGTGGAAATTCAAAACCTCTCCCTCCAACCTGTTTACCGCTGGTCTGGCTTCGGGCTATATGGGAACACTGACGTCCATAGGCGCGCCTCCCATCGCCCTGGCATACCAGCATGACACCGCGGCCGTGATCCGGTCTACGCTAGCAGCCTTTTTCCTGGTGGGATCAGCATTTTCCATCCTGACGCTGGTCTGGTTTGGCGGATTTTCGCTCAATCATTTGCTGGTCAGCGCGGTGTTTGTTCCGCCGCTACTGGTCGGTTTCCGGGTGTCCAGCTGGATGGTTCCCCGCATGAATTCCCGAATGGTCAGGCTGTCGGTGCTGGGCCTGTCCGGCCTGTCCGCCCTCATCCTGATCATCCGGTCTGTAATGTCGCTGCCCTGA
- a CDS encoding FAD-dependent oxidoreductase encodes MRRQFVLIGGGQTSVSAARTLRRLGFDGHIIIVSEESIAPYQRPPLSKEYLQGESDKEEIWAAALDWYSANDVELRLHSRVARINTGNLDVELEDGTHLVADAVLLATGGRPRRLDGVDDALVRYLRNIEDSDQLREEITKDSHVVVVGAGFIGSEVAASARALGAKVTMLEAMNTPLQKVLGPEIGEVCARMHRENGVDLRCEVSVETVSEKGGKKLVKLSTGDTLEADLVVVGIGIEPNDQIARASEITVGNGIRVDEFCRTSAEGVFAAGDVANHYHPLYDRRMRVEHFDNATRQGAVAAKNMMGIRTVYDDPHWFWSDQYDHNLQYAGYADKWDDIVIRGSLEEMDFTAFYMVDGKIGAAFAVDRGADVMMAKTFIAEQIKVDPAMLRDEDADLQDILSSKEREAEPESAADAPESEGEYLKAARSGQIGEGMVRRFVVGDVELAIARSKGKAYAVHNLCTHLACHLASGKVEDDCLTCLCHGSMFELETGIPVNPPATKPVRTYPVREMNGHIYVKVN; translated from the coding sequence ATGAGACGCCAATTTGTTTTGATCGGTGGCGGACAGACATCCGTTTCCGCTGCGCGCACGCTGCGCCGTCTGGGATTTGATGGTCATATCATCATAGTGAGCGAAGAATCCATCGCTCCCTATCAGCGACCGCCCTTGTCCAAGGAGTATCTGCAGGGCGAATCCGATAAGGAGGAAATCTGGGCTGCGGCGCTTGACTGGTATTCAGCCAATGATGTGGAGCTCAGGTTACACAGCCGGGTGGCGCGGATCAATACCGGCAATCTGGATGTGGAACTGGAAGACGGAACCCATCTGGTGGCCGATGCGGTGCTGCTGGCCACAGGTGGGCGGCCGCGTCGTCTGGATGGCGTGGATGATGCGCTGGTCAGATATCTGAGAAATATTGAAGACTCAGACCAGTTACGCGAGGAGATCACCAAGGACAGCCATGTGGTTGTTGTGGGTGCCGGCTTTATCGGCTCGGAGGTGGCCGCGTCTGCTCGGGCGCTGGGGGCCAAGGTGACCATGCTGGAAGCCATGAATACCCCGTTACAGAAGGTTCTGGGCCCGGAAATTGGCGAAGTTTGCGCCAGAATGCATCGAGAAAATGGTGTCGATCTGCGCTGCGAGGTGAGTGTGGAAACGGTGAGTGAGAAGGGGGGTAAAAAACTTGTGAAGCTGAGCACCGGTGATACGCTGGAAGCGGACCTTGTGGTTGTGGGGATCGGCATTGAGCCCAATGACCAGATTGCCCGGGCCTCCGAAATCACCGTTGGAAACGGAATCCGGGTGGATGAGTTCTGCCGGACTTCTGCTGAAGGGGTGTTTGCCGCCGGTGATGTGGCCAATCATTATCATCCGCTTTATGACCGGCGGATGCGGGTTGAACATTTCGATAACGCCACCCGGCAGGGCGCGGTGGCGGCCAAGAATATGATGGGCATCCGTACGGTCTATGATGACCCGCACTGGTTCTGGTCGGATCAGTATGATCATAACCTACAATATGCAGGGTATGCGGACAAATGGGATGACATTGTGATCCGCGGCTCACTTGAGGAGATGGACTTTACCGCCTTTTATATGGTGGACGGCAAGATTGGCGCGGCATTCGCCGTGGACCGGGGGGCGGATGTAATGATGGCCAAGACCTTCATCGCCGAACAGATCAAGGTGGATCCAGCCATGCTTCGAGATGAGGATGCGGACCTGCAGGATATTCTCTCCAGCAAGGAACGCGAAGCCGAACCGGAAAGCGCCGCGGATGCCCCAGAGAGTGAAGGGGAATACCTTAAAGCCGCCCGCAGCGGCCAGATCGGGGAAGGCATGGTGCGCCGTTTTGTGGTGGGGGATGTGGAACTGGCCATTGCCCGCTCCAAAGGGAAAGCTTATGCCGTACACAATCTGTGCACCCATTTGGCCTGTCATCTGGCCTCCGGGAAAGTGGAAGACGATTGTCTGACCTGTCTGTGTCATGGGTCCATGTTCGAACTGGAAACGGGGATTCCGGTCAACCCGCCGGCCACCAAACCGGTGAGAACCTATCCGGTTCGTGAAATGAACGGCCATATCTATGTCAAGGTAAACTGA
- a CDS encoding TenA family transcriptional regulator translates to MAELLSKDEFRKAIKEAMKGREAKDASFSLAWSNGELKREHFARWAENHYHYVGPFADYLGYIYANAPESATEAKDFLLQNMYEEELADIRHTDLLIRFAEACGTTRERVEDPRNMNPVTRGLQGWCYAKAMRDHWVVATAALVVGLESQVPDIYRRQYPPLIEKYGFTEDEAEFFELHISSDEVHGERGYEIVLNQATTPELQQACLEAVRDAADMRFSYTKALYDYYVRDFEHSEADLASIGSV, encoded by the coding sequence ATGGCAGAATTGTTAAGCAAGGACGAGTTTCGCAAGGCGATCAAGGAGGCGATGAAGGGTCGGGAGGCGAAGGATGCGTCGTTCAGCCTGGCCTGGTCGAACGGGGAGCTGAAGCGGGAGCATTTTGCGCGCTGGGCGGAGAACCATTATCATTATGTGGGGCCGTTTGCGGATTATCTGGGCTATATTTACGCCAATGCGCCGGAGAGTGCGACGGAGGCGAAGGATTTTCTGTTGCAGAACATGTATGAGGAGGAACTGGCGGACATTCGCCATACGGATCTTCTGATCCGTTTTGCGGAAGCCTGCGGGACGACGCGGGAACGGGTTGAGGATCCGCGGAACATGAACCCGGTGACGCGGGGGTTGCAGGGCTGGTGTTACGCCAAGGCGATGCGTGATCACTGGGTGGTGGCGACGGCGGCTTTGGTGGTGGGACTGGAATCCCAAGTGCCGGACATTTACCGGCGTCAATATCCGCCGCTGATTGAGAAATACGGGTTTACGGAAGATGAGGCGGAATTTTTCGAGCTGCATATTTCCTCGGATGAGGTCCATGGGGAGCGGGGGTATGAGATTGTGCTGAACCAGGCCACGACGCCGGAATTGCAGCAGGCCTGTCTGGAAGCGGTACGGGATGCGGCGGACATGCGGTTTTCCTATACCAAGGCGCTGTATGATTATTATGTGCGGGACTTTGAACATTCGGAGGCGGATTTGGCGTCGATCGGCTCGGTATGA
- a CDS encoding GlcG/HbpS family heme-binding protein, with product MITKKVLSLAEAEFLLDAAQKASEKFGGKHVICIADDTGYPIALRRLDNAKVTGVQIAENKAFTAAAHRRVTHTFTNTYPGEEAWGIFTQHGGRITVFVGGYPIYVDGAVVGGIGVSGGNGEEDIAVCEAAIEAFKEYMKETGGGEVTIPEQAQKA from the coding sequence ATGATCACCAAAAAAGTACTCAGTCTGGCCGAAGCAGAATTCCTGCTTGACGCCGCTCAGAAAGCTTCCGAAAAATTCGGCGGCAAACACGTTATCTGCATTGCCGATGATACCGGATACCCCATTGCCTTGCGTCGACTGGACAATGCCAAGGTAACCGGCGTGCAGATTGCCGAAAACAAGGCGTTCACCGCCGCGGCGCACCGCCGGGTCACACACACCTTCACCAACACCTATCCGGGTGAAGAGGCCTGGGGCATTTTCACCCAGCATGGCGGCCGTATCACCGTGTTTGTCGGCGGTTATCCGATTTATGTTGACGGCGCCGTCGTCGGCGGCATCGGTGTATCCGGTGGCAATGGCGAAGAAGACATCGCCGTATGCGAAGCCGCCATCGAGGCCTTCAAGGAATATATGAAGGAAACCGGCGGTGGTGAAGTCACCATTCCGGAACAAGCCCAAAAGGCATGA
- a CDS encoding SDR family oxidoreductase, with protein sequence MTNRKALVLGSSSGLGRAIAHTLAAEGAEVAIAGRDPGRARKAVEECGGRLAVTGDLSVAGEATRLVEEAARGLGGLDVIVVNTGGGTPGGILDMTGESRDKAYHSMLRPALEAALAAVPYLKKSSQGNSFAGRMIFITARSVLEATPELALSSVFRSGVAAAARSLALELAPEVLVNVVVPGQFDTPAYTRFEAWLASREGIEAAAMRRENEKAIPLGRLGRAEELADVVTFLCSARASFVTGSVIRVDGGAVVGF encoded by the coding sequence TTGACAAATCGGAAAGCCCTTGTGCTCGGCTCCAGTTCCGGACTGGGCCGGGCCATAGCTCATACCCTGGCTGCTGAAGGGGCCGAGGTTGCGATTGCCGGGCGTGATCCCGGGCGGGCCCGCAAAGCGGTAGAGGAATGCGGTGGCCGTTTGGCTGTAACCGGAGACCTGAGTGTCGCAGGGGAGGCCACCCGGCTAGTAGAAGAGGCGGCCCGGGGGCTCGGGGGGCTGGATGTCATCGTGGTCAATACGGGCGGCGGCACACCCGGCGGCATTCTGGATATGACGGGGGAAAGCCGGGACAAGGCCTATCATAGCATGCTGCGACCGGCTCTGGAGGCGGCGCTGGCAGCTGTGCCCTATCTGAAAAAATCCTCTCAGGGCAACTCATTCGCGGGACGCATGATCTTCATCACGGCGCGCTCTGTGCTGGAAGCGACGCCGGAACTGGCATTGTCTTCAGTGTTCAGAAGCGGAGTGGCGGCGGCAGCTCGATCCCTGGCCCTGGAACTTGCGCCTGAGGTGCTGGTGAATGTGGTTGTGCCCGGCCAGTTTGATACACCGGCCTATACCCGTTTCGAAGCCTGGCTGGCCAGCCGGGAAGGGATTGAGGCGGCAGCCATGCGCCGGGAGAATGAAAAGGCCATTCCTCTGGGCCGGTTGGGCCGGGCCGAAGAACTGGCTGATGTGGTGACTTTTCTGTGCAGCGCCCGCGCCAGTTTTGTGACCGGTTCGGTCATCCGGGTGGATGGCGGCGCGGTCGTGGGATTCTGA
- a CDS encoding Rieske (2Fe-2S) protein: MSEWIRVTDLAALKRRKKQVVEVEGAEGEVQEIALFYVDGDVYAMNDICIHKQRRLHKGLVFQGNVICPGHQWAFDLKTGWVDEWAKCQPVYNVKIDGQDVYVDPTPKIRTTPPQENEKCPK; the protein is encoded by the coding sequence ATGTCTGAATGGATCAGGGTAACGGATCTTGCGGCGCTGAAGCGGCGCAAGAAACAGGTGGTGGAAGTTGAGGGGGCCGAGGGGGAGGTTCAGGAGATTGCGCTGTTTTATGTGGACGGCGACGTGTATGCCATGAATGACATCTGCATTCACAAACAGCGCCGCCTGCATAAGGGGCTGGTGTTTCAGGGCAATGTGATCTGCCCCGGCCATCAGTGGGCGTTCGATCTCAAGACCGGATGGGTCGATGAATGGGCCAAATGCCAGCCCGTCTATAACGTCAAAATCGACGGCCAAGACGTCTATGTCGATCCAACCCCAAAAATCCGTACAACCCCTCCCCAGGAAAACGAAAAATGCCCGAAATAG
- a CDS encoding aldehyde dehydrogenase family protein codes for MSQDFIGKNFIGGAWVPASNGGTFERRNPADNEDVVGHFPASTPEDAKRAVEGVDQGRHDWAATDPEKRMTVLEKAADLILERVDDLARELTREEGKPLGSATMEWKRTAANFRLYAGEALRSLGETFPVAGNSLVCSIREPVGVVLAITPWNFPVSIPSRKIGPALATGNGVVFKPSEVTPLSGQRMVEILLEAGVPEGAIALVQGGGAELGTALVTAPAVKAVTFTGSFATGSAIHQAAGPSKRLQLEMGGKNPCIVLEDADTERAAQIIAQGAFNLTGQACTATSRAFVMDSIYDEVLEKVVNKARAIKVGNGLDKNTKMGPLATQAQFDKVREMIEVGKAEGLRMAYGADDLETPLPQNGFYVAPTVFADVPNSSRLAQEEIFGPVVCLHRVNNYEDAIRQANTVEYGLAASLVTRDMGRALSFAHDIEAGVIKINSATGGVALTAPFGGIKHSSNQTYKEQAGHGVMDFYTTTKTVYLAN; via the coding sequence ATGTCACAAGATTTTATCGGCAAGAACTTTATCGGTGGCGCCTGGGTTCCCGCGAGCAACGGCGGAACCTTTGAGCGCAGAAACCCGGCAGACAATGAGGATGTGGTTGGACACTTCCCAGCATCCACGCCAGAAGATGCCAAGCGCGCCGTGGAAGGGGTGGATCAGGGCCGCCATGACTGGGCGGCCACCGATCCGGAAAAACGTATGACCGTCCTGGAAAAGGCGGCGGACCTTATCCTGGAACGTGTGGACGACCTGGCGCGGGAACTCACTCGCGAGGAAGGCAAGCCGCTTGGCTCAGCCACCATGGAATGGAAACGCACAGCGGCCAATTTTCGGCTTTATGCCGGGGAAGCCCTGCGCAGCCTCGGGGAAACCTTCCCGGTCGCGGGCAATAGCCTGGTCTGCTCCATCCGCGAACCCGTCGGGGTTGTGCTGGCCATTACCCCTTGGAATTTCCCGGTCTCCATCCCGTCACGAAAAATCGGTCCGGCCCTGGCCACTGGTAATGGCGTGGTGTTCAAACCATCCGAAGTCACCCCGCTTTCAGGCCAGAGAATGGTTGAAATTCTTCTGGAGGCTGGCGTCCCTGAAGGCGCCATCGCCCTGGTACAGGGGGGTGGGGCGGAACTGGGCACGGCTCTGGTCACGGCCCCGGCCGTCAAAGCCGTAACCTTTACCGGTTCGTTCGCCACCGGCAGCGCCATTCATCAGGCCGCCGGCCCCTCGAAACGCCTGCAACTGGAAATGGGGGGGAAAAACCCCTGCATCGTATTGGAGGATGCGGACACCGAACGGGCCGCCCAAATCATTGCCCAGGGCGCCTTTAATCTGACGGGGCAGGCCTGCACGGCCACCAGCCGGGCCTTTGTCATGGACAGTATTTATGATGAGGTTCTGGAAAAAGTCGTGAACAAGGCACGGGCCATCAAAGTGGGCAACGGTCTGGATAAGAACACCAAAATGGGCCCGCTCGCCACCCAGGCGCAGTTTGACAAAGTGCGCGAGATGATTGAAGTGGGCAAAGCCGAAGGTCTGCGCATGGCCTATGGGGCTGACGATCTGGAAACACCGCTGCCACAGAACGGCTTTTATGTGGCGCCCACAGTGTTTGCGGATGTGCCCAACTCTTCCCGGCTCGCCCAAGAGGAAATCTTCGGGCCGGTGGTTTGCCTGCATCGCGTTAACAATTATGAGGACGCCATCCGCCAGGCTAATACAGTGGAATACGGCCTTGCCGCGTCTCTCGTCACCCGGGATATGGGCCGCGCGCTGTCTTTCGCTCATGACATTGAGGCCGGTGTAATCAAGATCAACAGCGCAACGGGTGGGGTTGCTCTCACCGCCCCCTTCGGCGGCATCAAACATTCCAGCAACCAGACTTACAAGGAACAGGCTGGACACGGGGTGATGGATTTTTACACGACCACTAAAACCGTTTACCTCGCCAACTGA